Proteins from a genomic interval of Medicago truncatula cultivar Jemalong A17 chromosome 3, MtrunA17r5.0-ANR, whole genome shotgun sequence:
- the LOC11406823 gene encoding putative disease resistance RPP13-like protein 1 isoform X1: protein MAAIGSAFLSATIQTLVEKLASTEFRDYIKNTKLNVSLSRQLKTTLLTLQVVLDDAEEKQINNPAVKLWLDDLKDAVFDAEDLLSEISYDSLRCKVENAQAQNKSYQVMNFLSSPFNSFYREINSQMKIMCESLQLFAQNKDILGLQTKIARVSHRTPSSSVVNESVMVGRKDDKETIMNMLLSKRETTDNNIGVVAILGMGGLGKTTLAQLVYNDKEVQHHFDLKAWVCVSEDFDIMRVTKSLLESVTSTTSDSNDLGVLQVELKKNSREKRFLFVLDDLWNDNYNDWIALVSPFIDGKPGSMVIITTRQEKVAEVAHTFPIHKLELLSNEDCWTLLSKHALGNDKFPHSTNTTLEAIGRKIARKCGGLPIAAKTLGGLLRSKVEITEWTSILNSDIWNLSNDNILPALHLSYQYLPCHLKRCFAYCSIFPKDYPLDRKQLVLLWMAEGFLDCSHGGKAMEELGDDCFAELLSRSLIQQLSNDARGEKFVMHDLVNDLATVISGQSCFRLGCGDIPEKVRHVSYNQELYDIFMKFAKLFNFKVLRSFLSIYPTTSYDKYLSLKVVDDLLPSQKRLRLLSLSGYANITKLPDSIGNLVLLRYLDISFTGIESLPDTICNLYNLQTLNLSNCWSLTELPIHIGNLVSLRHLDISGTNINELPLEIGGLENLQTLTLFLVGKNHIGLSIKELRKFPNLQGKLTIKNLYNVVDAWEARDANLKSKEKIEELELIWGKQSEDSQKVKVVLDMLQPPINLKSLNICLYGGTSFPSWLGNSSFSNMVSLCISNCEYCVTLPPIGQLPSLKDLKICGMNMLETIGPEFYYVQGEEGSCSSFQPFPTLERIKFDNMPNWNEWLPYEGIKFAFPRLRAMEYT, encoded by the coding sequence ATGGCTGCAATAGGAAGTGCTTTTCTCTCTGCAACTATTCAGACCTTGGTTGAGAAACTTGCTTCAACAGAGTTTCGTGATTACATCAAAAACACCAAGTTGAATGTCTCACTCTCGAGGCAGCTGAAAACAACACTGCTCACTCTTCAAGTTGTGCTGGATGATGCGGAGGAGAAGCAGATCAACAATCCTGCTGTCAAACTATGGCTTGATGACTTGAAAGATGCTGTCTTTGATGCTGAGGACTTGCTCAGCGAAATCAGTTATGATTCCCTTCGATGCAAGGTGGAGAATGCACAAGCTCAAAACAAAAGTTATCAGGTGATGAACTTCCTTTCATCTCCTTTTAATAGCTTCTACAGAGAGATCAATTCTCAAATGAAGATCATGTGTGAAAGCTTGCAATTGTTTGCACAGAATAAAGATATACTTGGTCTGCAAACTAAAATCGCAAGGGTTTCACATAGAACTCCTTCAAGTTCGGTGGTAAATGAATCTGTCATGGTGGGTAGGAAGGATGATAAAGAGACAATAATGAACATGTTGCTTTCAAAGAGAGAAACAACCGACAATAATATAGGTGTTGTTGCAATTTTAGGCATGGGAGGTTTAGGAAAAACTACCCTTGCCCAACTTGTTTACAATGATAAAGAAGTTCAACACCATTTTGATTTGAAGGCATGGGTTTGTGTGTCTGaggattttgatattatgaGAGTAACAAAGTCTCTCCTTGAATCTGTCACTTCGACAACTTCGGATAGCAATGATCTTGGTGTCCTTCAAGTTGAGTTAAAGAAAAACTCGAGGGAGAaaagatttttgtttgtgttggatGATCTGTGGAATGAcaattataatgattggattGCACTAGTAAGTCCCTTCATTGATGGAAAACCTGGAAGCATGGTGATTATAACAACGCGCCAAGAAAAAGTAGCTGAGGTGGCACACACATTTCCTATACATAAATTAGAACTTCTGTCAAATGAAGATTGTTGGACTTTACTCTCAAAGCATGCATTGGGCAATGATAAGTTTCCCCATAGTACAAACACAACCCTTGAAGCAATTGGCCGGAAGATTGCAAGGAAGTGTGGAGGATTGCCAATAGCTGCCAAAACACTAGGAGGACTTCTACGTTCAAAGGTAGAAATAACAGAGTGGACTTCAATTTTGAACAGCGACATATGGAACTTATCAAATGATAATATTCTTCCTGCTTTGCATTTGAGTTATCAATATCTTCCCTGTCATTTGAAAAGATGTTTTGcatattgttcaatttttccaaaGGATTACCCACTTGATAGGAAGCAATTGGTTTTGTTGTGGATGGCAGAAGGCTTCCTTGATTGTTCTCATGGGGGAAAAGCGATGGAGGAATTAGGTGATGATTGCTTTGCTGAATTGTTATCGAGATCgttaattcaacaattaagCAATGATGCTCGTGGAGAAAAGTTTGTCATGCATGACCTTGTCAACGATTTGGCTACAGTCATATCTGGACAAAGTTGTTTCAGACTTGGATGTGGTGACATCCCTGAAAAGGTTCGTCATGTTTCATATAATCAAGAACTGTATGACATTTTCATGAAGTTTGCGAAATTATTCAACTTCAAAGTCTTGCGAAGCTTCCTATCTATTTACCCCACAACGTCGTATGATAAATACTTATCCTTGAAGGTGGTTGATGATTTGCTACCATCACAAAAAAGGTTGCGTCTGTTATCACTATCAGGGTATGCAAACATCACCAAGCTACCAGATTCAATTGGGAATTTGGTGCTGTTGCGGTATCTAGATATCTCCTTCACTGGAATCGAAAGCTTACCTGATACAATATGTAACCTTTACAATTTACAGACCTTGAATTTATCAAACTGCTGGAGTCTCACTGAATTACCAATACATATTGGAAATTTAGTCAGTTTACGTCACCTTGATATAAGTGGGACTAACATTAATGAGTTACCTTTGGAAATTGGGGGACTAGAAAACCTTCAAACTCTCACCCTTTTTTTAGTTGGTAAGAACCACATAGGGTTAAGTATTAAAGAGCTAAGGAAATTCCCAAACCTACAAGGAAAACTTACCATCAAGAACCTGTATAATGTTGTTGATGCCTGGGAGGCACGTGATGCCAACTTGAAAAGCAAAGAGAAAATTGAGGAGTTAGAGCTGATATGGGGAAAGCAAAGTGAAGACTCGCAAAAAGTGAAAGTTGTGCTCGATATGTTGCAACCTCCAATAAATCTGAAGAGCTTGAATATTTGCTTGTATGGTGGGACAAGCTTTCCGAGTTGGTTGGGAAATTCTTCGTTTTCTAACATGGTATCCCTCTGTATCAGTAATTGTGAATATTGTGTGACACTTCCACCCATAGGTCAATTACCTTCTCTCAAGGACCTAAAAATATGTGGTATGAACATGTTGGAGACAATTGGTCCGGAGTTCTATTATGTCCAGGGAGAAGAAGGTTCTTGTtcttccttccagccatttccaaCCCTTGAGCGTATAAAATTCGACAACATGCCAAATTGGAATGAATGGCTTCCCTATGAAGGCATAAAATTTGCTTTTCCTCGACTTAGAGCTATGGAGTACACGTAA
- the LOC11406209 gene encoding putative disease resistance RPP13-like protein 1, translating into MAATMIGGAFLHATVQTLVEKLTSTEFLDYIKNTNLNVSLFRQLQTTMLNLQAVLDDAEEKQISNPHVRQWLDNLKDAVFDAEDLLNEISYDSLRCKVENAQAQNKTNQVLNFLSSPFNSFYKEINSQTKIMCERLQLFAQNKDVLGLQTKIARVISRRTPSSSVVNESEMVGMERDKETIMNMLLSGMGGTHNKIGVVAILGMGGLGKTTLAQLVYNDYKVRYHFDLQAWACVSEDFDIMRVTKSLLESITSRTWDNNDLDVLRVELKKNSRDKRFLFVLDDMWNDNYSDWDELVSPFIDGKHGSMVIITTRQQKVAEVARTFPIHILEPLSNEDCWYLLSKHALRVGEFHHSTNSTLEEIGRKIARKCGGLPIAAKTIGGLLGSKVDIIEWTTILNSNVWNLPNDKILPALHLSYQCLPSHLKICFAYCSIFPKGHTLDRKKLVLLWMAEGFLDYSHGEKTMEELGGDCFAELLSRSLIQQSNDNGRGEKFFMHDLVNDLATVVSGKSCCRFECGDISENVRHVSYIQEEYDIVTKFKPFHNLKCLRTFLPIHVWRCNNYLSFKVVDDLLPSLKRLRVLSLSKYKNITKLPDDTIGKLVQLRNLDLSFTEIESLPYATCNLYNLQTLILSSCEGLTKLPVHIGNLVQLQYLDLSFTEIESLPDATCNLYNLKTLILSSCESLTELPLHIGNLVSLRHLDISETNISKLPMEMLKLTNLQTLTLFLVGKPYVGLSIKELSRFTNLRRKLVIKNLENIVDATEACDANLKSKDQIEELEMIWGKQSEDSQKVKVLLDMLQPPINLKSLNICLYGGTSFSSWLGNSSFCNLVSLVITDCEYCVILPPLGQLPSLKDLEIFGMKMLETIGPEFYYVQIEEGSESFFQPFPSLERIKFNNMPNWNQWLPFEGINFVFPRLRTMELDDCPELKGHFPSDLPCIEEIMIKGCANLLETPPTLDWLPSVKKININGLGSDASSMMFPFYSLQKLTIDGFSSPMSFPIGGLPNTLKFLIISNCENLEFLPHEYLDNSTYLEELTISYSCNSMISFTLGSLPILKSMFFEGCKNLKSISIAEDASEKSLSFLRSIKIWDCNELESFPSGGLATPNLVYIALWKCEKLHSLPEAMTDLTGLKEMEIDNLPNVQSFVIDDLPSSLQELTVGSVGGIMWKTEPTWEHLTCLSVLRISGNDMVNSLMASLLPASLLRLRVCGLTDTNLDGKWFLHLSSLRNLEIVNAPKLESLPNEGLPTSISVLSLTRCPLLEAGLQSKQEWRKILHIPAIIIDDKLIT; encoded by the coding sequence ATGGCTGCAACTATGATAGGAGGTGCTTTTCTCCATGCAACTGTTCAGACCTTAGTTGAGAAACTTACTTCAACTGAGTTTCTTGATTACATCAAAAACACAAATCTGAATGTATCACTCTTCAGACAGTTACAAACAACCATGCTCAATCTTCAGGCTGTACTAGATGATGCAGAGGAGAAGCAGATCAGCAATCCCCATGTCAGACAGTGGCTTGATAACTTGAAAGATGCTGTCTTTGATGCCGAGGACTTGCTCAACGAAATCAGTTACGATTCACTGCGATGCAAGGTGGAGAATGCACAAGCTCAAAACAAAACTAATCAGGTGTTGAACTTCCTTTCATCTCCTTTTAATAGCTTCTACAAAGAGATCAATTCTCAAACGAAGATCATGTGTGAAAGGTTGCAATTGTTTGCACAGAATAAAGATGTACTTGGTCTGCAAACTAAAATTGCTAGAGTAATTTCTCGTAGAACACCTTCAAGTTCAGTGGTAAATGAATctgagatggttggtatggaGCGTGACAAAGAGACAATAATGAACATGTTGCTATCAGGGATGGGCGGAACCCATAATAAGATAGGTGTTGTTGCAATTTTGGGCATGGGAGGTTTAGGAAAAACTACCCTTGCCCAACTTGTTTACAATGATTATAAAGTTCGATACCATTTTGATTTGCAGGCATGGGCTTGTGTGTCTGaggattttgatattatgaGAGTAACCAAGTCTCTCCTTGAATCGATCACTTCTAGAACTTGGGATAACAATGATCTTGATGTCCTTCGagttgagttaaaaaaaaactcgagggataaaagatttttgtttgtgttagATGATATGTGGAATGACAATTATAGTGATTGGGATGAACTTGTAAGTCCCTTCATTGATGGAAAGCATGGAAGCATGGTGATTATAACAACACGCCAACAAAAAGTTGCAGAGGTGGCACGCACATTTCCTATACATATATTAGAACCTTTATCAAATGAAGATTGTTGGTATTTACTTTCAAAGCATGCATTGAGAGTTGGTGAGTTTCACCATAGTACAAACTCAACCCTTGAAGAAATAGGCAGGAAGATTGCAAGAAAGTGTGGAGGATTGCCAATAGCTGCTAAAACAATAGGAGGACTTCTAGGTTCAAAGGTAGATATAATAGAGTGGACAACAATTTTGAATAGTAATGTATGGAACTTACCAAATGATAAAATTCTTCCTGCTTTGCATTTGAGTTATCAATGTCTTCCCTCTCATTTGAAAATATGTTTTGcatattgttcaatttttccaaaGGGTCACACACTTGACAGGAAGAAATTGGTTTTGCTGTGGATGGCAGAAGGCTTTCTTGATTATTCACATGGGGAGAAAACGATGGAAGAATTAGGTGGTGATTGCTTTGCTGAATTATTGTCCAGATCcttaattcaacaatcaaatgATAATGGTCGTGGAGAAAAGTTTTTCATGCATGACCTTGTCAATGATTTGGCTACAGTCGTATCTGGAAAAAGTTGTTGCAGGTTTGAATGTGGTGATATCTCTGAAAATGTTCGTCATGTTTCATATATTCAAGAAGAGTATGATATTGTAACAAAGTTTAAGCCTTTCCACAATTTGAAATGCTTGCGAACCTTTCTACCTATTCACGTTTGGAGGTGCAACAATTACTTATCCTTTAAGGTAGTTGATGATTTGCTACCATCACTCAAAAGGTTGCGCGTGTTATCTCTATCAAAGTATAAAAACATCACCAAGCTACCTGATGATACAATTGGCAAGTTAGTGCAATTGCGAAATCTAGATCTCTCATTCACTGAAATTGAAAGCTTGCCTTATGCAACATGTAACCTTTACAATTTGCAGACCTTGATTTTATCAAGTTGTGAGGGTCTCACTAAATTACCAGTACATATTGGAAATTTAGTACAATTGCAGTATCTAGATCTCTCCTTCACTGAAATCGAAAGCTTGCCTGATGCAACATGCAACCTTTACAATTTGAAGACCTTGATTTTATCAAGTTGTGAGAGTCTCACTGAATTGCCGCTACATATTGGAAATTTAGTCAGTTTACGTCACCTTGATATAAGTGAGACTAACATAAGTAAGTTGCCTATGGAAATGCTGAAACTAACAAACCTTCAAACTCTAACCCTTTTTTTAGTGGGTAAGCCCTATGTAGGGTTAAGTATCAAAGAGCTAAGTAGATTCACAAACCTACGGCGAAAACTTGTTATtaagaacttggaaaatattgttGATGCCACAGAGGCATGTGATGCCAACCTTAAAAGCAAAGACCAAATTGAGGAGTTAGAGATGATATGGGGAAAGCAAAGTGAAGATTCACAAAAAGTGAAAGTATTGCTCGATATGTTGCAACCACCAATAAATTTGAAGAGTCTGAATATTTGCTTGTATGGTGGGACAAGCTTTTCGAGTTGGTTAGGAAATTCTTCGTTTTGTAACTTGGTATCCCTCGTAATCACTGATTGTGAATATTGTGTGATACTTCCACCACTTGGGCAACTACCTTCTCTCAAGGACCTAGAAATATTTGGAATGAAGATGTTGGAGACAATTGGCCCGGAGTTCTATTATGTCCAGATTGAAGAAGGCTCTGAATCTTTCTTCCAACCATTTCCATCCCTTGAGCGCATAAAATTTAACAACATGCCAAATTGGAATCAATGGCTTCCCTTTGAaggaataaattttgtttttcctcgACTTAGAACTATGGAGTTAGATGATTGTCCTGAACTAAAGGGGCATTTTCCTAGCGACCTTCCTTGCATAGAAGAAATTATGATAAAAGGTTGTGCGAATCTATTGGAAACACCACCTACTTTGGATTGGTTGCCgtcagtaaaaaaaattaatatcaatgGTCTTGGGAGTGATGCTTCAAGTATGATGTTCCCTTTTTACTCTCTTCAAAAGTTGACCATAGACGGTTTTTCATCTCCGATGTCTTTCCCAATAGGCGGTCTTCCAAACACCTTGAAATTTCTCATAATCAGTAACTGTGAGAATCTAGAGTTCCTTCCTCATGAATACTTGGACAATTCCACATATCTTGAGGAATTAACAATATCTTATAGCTGTAATTCAATGATATCATTTACCTTGGGATCTCTCCCTATCCTCAAGAGTATGTTTTTTGAGGGTTGTAAAAATCTGAAATCGATATCAATTGCAGAAGACGCGTCAGAGAAGAGTCTCTCATTTCTTAGAAGCATTAAAATATGGGACTGTAATGAACTTGAATCATTTCCCTCAGGTGGATTGGCTACTCCAAACCTTGTTTATATTGCATTGTGGAAGTGTGAGAAGCTTCATTCACTGCCAGAAGCAATGACCGATCTTACTGGCCTTAAAGAAATGGAAATTGATAATCTACCAAATGTTCAATCTTTTGTCATAGATGATTTGCCTAGCAGTTTACAGGAACTGACTGTTGGCTCTGTTGGAGGGATTATGTGGAAAACTGAGCCAACTTGGGAACATCTCACTTGTCTTTCAGTGTTGCGAATAAGCGGTAATGATATGGTGAACTCGCTAATGGCGTCATTGCTACCTGCATCTCTTCTGAGACTACGCGTTTGTGGTCTTACTGATACAAACTTGGATGGGAAGTGGTTTTTACATCTCAGTTCTCTCCGAAACCTTGAGATTGTTAACGCTCCCAAACTCGAGTCGTTGCCAAATGAAGGATTGCCTACCTCTATTTCTGTACTAAGTTTAACTCGCTGTCCATTACTTGAAGCAGGGTTGCAGAGCAAGCAAGAGTGGCGTAAGATTCTTCACATACCTGCCATAATTATTGATGACAAATTAATCACATGA
- the LOC11406823 gene encoding putative disease resistance RPP13-like protein 1 isoform X2, with protein sequence MAAIGSAFLSATIQTLVEKLASTEFRDYIKNTKLNVSLSRQLKTTLLTLQVVLDDAEEKQINNPAVKLWLDDLKDAVFDAEDLLSEISYDSLRCKVENAQAQNKSYQVMNFLSSPFNSFYREINSQMKIMCESLQLFAQNKDILGLQTKIARVSHRTPSSSVVNESVMVGRKDDKETIMNMLLSKRETTDNNIGVVAILGMGGLGKTTLAQLVYNDKEVQHHFDLKAWVCVSEDFDIMRVTKSLLESVTSTTSDSNDLGVLQVELKKNSREKRFLFVLDDLWNDNYNDWIALVSPFIDGKPGSMVIITTRQEKVAEVAHTFPIHKLELLSNEDCWTLLSKHALGNDKFPHSTNTTLEAIGRKIARKCGGLPIAAKTLGGLLRSKVEITEWTSILNSDIWNLSNDNILPALHLSYQYLPCHLKRCFAYCSIFPKDYPLDRKQLVLLWMAEGFLDCSHGGKAMEELGDDCFAELLSRSLIQQLSNDARGEKFVMHDLVNDLATVISGQSCFRLGCGDIPEKVMMA encoded by the exons ATGGCTGCAATAGGAAGTGCTTTTCTCTCTGCAACTATTCAGACCTTGGTTGAGAAACTTGCTTCAACAGAGTTTCGTGATTACATCAAAAACACCAAGTTGAATGTCTCACTCTCGAGGCAGCTGAAAACAACACTGCTCACTCTTCAAGTTGTGCTGGATGATGCGGAGGAGAAGCAGATCAACAATCCTGCTGTCAAACTATGGCTTGATGACTTGAAAGATGCTGTCTTTGATGCTGAGGACTTGCTCAGCGAAATCAGTTATGATTCCCTTCGATGCAAGGTGGAGAATGCACAAGCTCAAAACAAAAGTTATCAGGTGATGAACTTCCTTTCATCTCCTTTTAATAGCTTCTACAGAGAGATCAATTCTCAAATGAAGATCATGTGTGAAAGCTTGCAATTGTTTGCACAGAATAAAGATATACTTGGTCTGCAAACTAAAATCGCAAGGGTTTCACATAGAACTCCTTCAAGTTCGGTGGTAAATGAATCTGTCATGGTGGGTAGGAAGGATGATAAAGAGACAATAATGAACATGTTGCTTTCAAAGAGAGAAACAACCGACAATAATATAGGTGTTGTTGCAATTTTAGGCATGGGAGGTTTAGGAAAAACTACCCTTGCCCAACTTGTTTACAATGATAAAGAAGTTCAACACCATTTTGATTTGAAGGCATGGGTTTGTGTGTCTGaggattttgatattatgaGAGTAACAAAGTCTCTCCTTGAATCTGTCACTTCGACAACTTCGGATAGCAATGATCTTGGTGTCCTTCAAGTTGAGTTAAAGAAAAACTCGAGGGAGAaaagatttttgtttgtgttggatGATCTGTGGAATGAcaattataatgattggattGCACTAGTAAGTCCCTTCATTGATGGAAAACCTGGAAGCATGGTGATTATAACAACGCGCCAAGAAAAAGTAGCTGAGGTGGCACACACATTTCCTATACATAAATTAGAACTTCTGTCAAATGAAGATTGTTGGACTTTACTCTCAAAGCATGCATTGGGCAATGATAAGTTTCCCCATAGTACAAACACAACCCTTGAAGCAATTGGCCGGAAGATTGCAAGGAAGTGTGGAGGATTGCCAATAGCTGCCAAAACACTAGGAGGACTTCTACGTTCAAAGGTAGAAATAACAGAGTGGACTTCAATTTTGAACAGCGACATATGGAACTTATCAAATGATAATATTCTTCCTGCTTTGCATTTGAGTTATCAATATCTTCCCTGTCATTTGAAAAGATGTTTTGcatattgttcaatttttccaaaGGATTACCCACTTGATAGGAAGCAATTGGTTTTGTTGTGGATGGCAGAAGGCTTCCTTGATTGTTCTCATGGGGGAAAAGCGATGGAGGAATTAGGTGATGATTGCTTTGCTGAATTGTTATCGAGATCgttaattcaacaattaagCAATGATGCTCGTGGAGAAAAGTTTGTCATGCATGACCTTGTCAACGATTTGGCTACAGTCATATCTGGACAAAGTTGTTTCAGACTTGGATGTGGTGACATCCCTGAAAAG GTGATGATGGCCTAA